One stretch of Podospora bellae-mahoneyi strain CBS 112042 chromosome 2, whole genome shotgun sequence DNA includes these proteins:
- a CDS encoding hypothetical protein (EggNog:ENOG503P8IB; COG:S) gives MRFTMKINLALALATFLLGAEAAPAPAASAQETAATTTDKVFKIHTDDFVKYFPPGTTPSPSDEANPAAVTSSKLKLKLRHPSESPETSENAAAILTKRGDYCGHSSFHNVRSNDSPTTGDCWQIYHNIAGGGSWQVWTSAHRTLVSYGGCAFGVEIDQDWISFQYVGAWDIRDLIRDSINNYASGGKVGTWGEMECGIKYTKWGLF, from the coding sequence aTGCGCTTCACAATGAAaatcaacctcgccctcgccctcgccaccttcctcctcggagCAGAggccgctcccgctcccgctgcTTCTGCCCAGgagaccgccgccaccaccaccgacaagGTCTTCAAAATCCACACCGACGACTTCGTCAAGTACTTCCCCCCAGgcaccaccccttccccctcagaTGAAGCCAACCCCGCCGCTGTAACCTccagcaagctcaagctcaagctccGCCACCCCTCCGAGTCCCCCGAGACCTCAGAGAACGcagccgccatcctcaccaagcGCGGCGACTACTGTGGGcactcctccttccacaaCGTCCGTAGCAACGattcccccaccaccggTGACTGCTGGCAAATCTACCACAACATCGCTGGCGGCGGCTCATGGCAGGTCTGGACTTCTGCTCATCGCACTCTGGTCTCGTACGGCGGGTGTGCGTTTGGTGTGGAAATTGATCAGGATTGGATCTCGTTTCAGTATGTAGGCGCGTGGGACATTAGGGATTTGATTCGGGACTCGATTAACAACTATGCTTCGGGGGGTAAGGTTGGGACttggggggagatggagtgTGGGATTAAGTATACGAAGTGGGGGTTGTTttag
- a CDS encoding hypothetical protein (EggNog:ENOG503PIIC) — MRLLLLPLLAVTATTAQRIFINQVPFYSSLPPCAEAPLSNIVRNMVSGCGDGGRTTSYSCFCASSSIKFESIISRAVSSKCMPSEPEATASALAVFDSYCHLSPQAAPTQTAMFPPAENRPLFSSESETTTTTEVLTVGLTTGEVDTSESVTAASSSYEARVTGGGGGEGSLLVQQRPGPGTVLSSPSRTQLAPIPSASIAFSGGERVGTGQWLAFYLVLWGLSLMVF, encoded by the coding sequence ATgcgtctcctcctcctccccctcctagctgtcacagcaacaacagcccaaagaatcttcatcaaccaagTCCCCTTctactcctccctccccccctgcGCCGAAGCCCCCTTGTCCAACATCGTGAGAAACATGGTCTCCGgctgcggcgacggcggccGCACAACCTCGTACTCCTGCTTCTGCGCCTCCAGCTCGATAAAATTCGAGAGTATAATCAGCAGGGCTGTCTCATCAAAGTGCATGCCTTCCGAGCCGGAAGCTACTGCTTCTGCGCTGGCTGTGTTTGATAGTTATTGTCATCTCTCACCGCAGGCTGCACCTACGCAGACGGCAATGTTCCCACCGGCTGAGAATAGACCGCTGTTTTCGAGTGAGTccgaaaccaccaccacgactgAGGTTTTGACTGTGGGGCTCACGACAGGCGAAGTAGATACTAGTGAAAGTGTGAcggctgcttcttcttcgtatGAGGCGAGGGTcacgggtggtggtggtggagaggggagtTTGTTGGTGCAGCAGAGACCGGGGCCGGGGACGGTTTTGTCAAGTCCGAGTAGGACGCAGCTTGCTCCTATTCCTTCGGCTAGTATTGCTTTTTCggggggagagagagttGGTACCGGCCAGTGGCTGGCGTTCTATTTGGTGCTATGGGGTTTGAGTCTGATGGTATTTTGA
- a CDS encoding hypothetical protein (EggNog:ENOG503P96B), translating into MASTNHPRPPQYHNPSCLSPQQRTPRLITALSFLPALPLLIAHGVISQNAIPAVGLAPLFVSACVGVFILLQLNKKERRQKRAVSGEGYGDDIEGHGRQHGQHGHRGRITPSDDDEDEAEEKDSVFTHRILIFLVDAGLAAGLLVVLGLTVIETITGKPYHRGKPAEEGGDEGDVPKPEPGPEVVDDLRRAELVMLAAYGTIPLLVNFGIHFYMAIRELIAGLAIHGLIQYTAWQVLDPDCPHCGGRLRPEHTPDIPWYETVSAPSFAVPSVALPEVPAPNVTMPKWQWKTPSWLSRKQSEDFSGADPDARLFVDDGDRYRDDTTEDEAASTTGIVAGTASVGPGPVVEEVVKGKKDKKKRSSSGSGYYEDEAGWP; encoded by the exons ATGGCCTCCACCAATCACCCCAGACCGCCTCAGTACCACAACCCATCCTGTCTGTCCCCACAACAACGCACACCCCGCCTCATCACAGCGCTTTctttcctccccgccctgcCGCTGCTGATTGCTCATGGGGTGATTTCCCAGAATGCCATTCCTGCTGTTGGGCTCGCGCCGCTTTTTGTTTCGGCTTGCGTCGGTGTTTTTATTTTGCTGCAGCtgaacaagaaggagaggaggcagaagagGGCGGTGAGTGGAGAAGGGTATGGGGATGATATTGAGGGGCATGGGAGACAGCATGGCCAGCACGGCCATCGCGGGAGGATCACGCCttctgatgatgacgaggatgaggcaGAAGAGAAAGACTCTGTGTTTACCCATCGGATACTAATCTTTTTGGTGGATGCTGGCTTGGcggctgggttgttggttgtgttggggttgacggTTATTGAGACCATCACCGGAAAGCCTTATCATCGTGGCAAGCctgcggaggagggtggcgatgagggtgatgtgCCGAAACCTGAACCTGGGcctgaggttgttgatgatctgAGAAGGGCggagttggtgatgctggctgCATATGGAACGATTCCTTTGCTGGTCAACTT TGGCATCCATTTCTACATGGCAATCAGAGAGCTGATTGCTGGCTTGGCTATTCATGGCTTGATCCAGTACACCGCTTGGCAAGTTCTTGACCCTGACTGCCCGCACTGCGGTGGCAGGTTGAGGCCGGAGCACACGCCAGATATCCCATGGTATGAGACGGTTTCTGCGCCTTCCTTCGCAGTACCAAGCGTTGCGTTGCCCGAGGTTCCTGCTCCGAATGTCACAATGCCAAAGTGGCAGTGGAAGACCCCGTCTTGGCTGTCGAGAAAGCAGAGCGAGGACTTCTCTGGCGCAGACCCGGATGCCAGGCTGTTTGTGGACGATGGGGACAGGTATAGGGACGATACCACTGAGGACGAGGCAGCATCCACGACTGGCATTGTTGCTGGCACTGCATCCGTGGGCCCAGGCCCTGTTGTCGAAGAGGTcgtgaaggggaagaaggacaagaaaaagaggtCTTCAAGCGGTTCGGGATACTACGAGGATGAGGCCGGGTGGCCCTAA